In Saccharothrix syringae, the following are encoded in one genomic region:
- the ndk gene encoding nucleoside-diphosphate kinase — translation MSERTLVLVKPDGVSRGLVGEVISRIERKGLKLAALELRVVDRATAEQHYAEHDGKPFYNDLVEFITGGPLVALVVEGPRAISAFRQLAGGTDPVEKATPGTIRGDFGLEVQFNLVHGSDSPESAEREIKLWFPAL, via the coding sequence GTGAGCGAGCGCACCCTGGTCCTGGTCAAGCCCGACGGCGTCAGCCGCGGCCTGGTCGGCGAGGTCATCTCCCGCATCGAGCGCAAGGGCCTGAAGCTGGCTGCGCTGGAGCTGCGCGTCGTGGACCGCGCGACCGCCGAGCAGCACTACGCCGAGCACGACGGCAAGCCGTTCTACAACGACCTGGTGGAGTTCATCACCGGCGGCCCGCTGGTCGCGCTGGTCGTGGAGGGGCCGCGCGCCATCTCCGCGTTCCGCCAGCTCGCGGGCGGCACCGACCCGGTGGAGAAGGCGACCCCCGGCACCATCCGCGGCGACTTCGGCCTGGAGGTCCAGTTCAACCTGGTCCACGGCTCGGACTCGCCCGAGTCGGCCGAGCGCGAGATCAAGCTCTGGTTCCCCGCGCTGTAG
- a CDS encoding ABC transporter ATP-binding protein, producing MTTTTLVAAKALTKRFGTFEAVRGIDVEVRRGEAFGFLGLNGAGKSSTMRMVSCTSPRTGGELRVLGMDPDTDGPRIRARLGVVPQQDNLDTELTVRQNLEVYGRYFGLSRAAVRAKAGELMEFAQLTDRADAEVEPLSGGMKRRLTIARSLVNDPELLLLDEPTTGLDPQARHLLWDRLFRLKQAGVTLIITTHYMDEAEQLCDRLVVMDGGRIAAEGSPAELIRRYSTREVLELRFPPGQQSAAAVHDLAERVEVLPDRVLLYTADGEAALSAAHARGVRPVSSLVRRSSLEDVFLRLTGRTLVD from the coding sequence GTGACCACCACCACCCTCGTCGCGGCCAAGGCGCTGACCAAGCGCTTCGGCACGTTCGAAGCCGTCCGCGGGATCGACGTCGAGGTGCGCCGGGGCGAGGCGTTCGGCTTCCTCGGCCTCAACGGCGCGGGCAAGTCCTCCACCATGCGGATGGTCTCCTGCACCTCCCCGCGCACCGGCGGCGAGCTGCGGGTGCTGGGCATGGACCCGGACACCGACGGCCCGCGCATCCGCGCCCGCCTCGGCGTCGTGCCCCAGCAGGACAACCTCGACACCGAGCTGACCGTCCGGCAGAACCTGGAGGTCTACGGCCGGTACTTCGGCCTGTCCCGCGCCGCGGTGCGGGCCAAGGCCGGCGAGCTGATGGAGTTCGCCCAGCTCACCGACCGCGCCGACGCCGAGGTGGAGCCGCTGTCCGGCGGCATGAAGCGGCGCCTGACCATCGCCCGCTCGCTGGTCAACGACCCGGAGCTGCTGCTGCTCGACGAACCGACCACGGGCCTGGACCCGCAGGCCCGCCACCTGCTGTGGGACCGGCTGTTCCGGCTCAAGCAGGCCGGGGTCACGCTGATCATCACGACCCACTACATGGACGAGGCCGAGCAGCTGTGCGACCGGCTGGTGGTGATGGACGGCGGCCGGATCGCGGCGGAGGGGTCGCCCGCCGAGCTGATCCGCCGCTACTCCACGCGCGAGGTGCTGGAGCTGCGCTTCCCGCCCGGGCAGCAGAGCGCCGCCGCCGTGCACGACCTGGCCGAGCGGGTAGAGGTGCTGCCCGACCGGGTCCTGCTCTACACCGCCGACGGCGAGGCGGCGCTGTCCGCGGCCCACGCGCGGGGCGTGCGGCCGGTGTCGAGCCTGGTGCGCCGCAGCAGCCTGGAGGACGTCTTCCTGCGCCTGACCGGCCGGACCCTGGTGGACTGA
- the pulA gene encoding pullulanase-type alpha-1,6-glucosidase has product MRRAVAALIALAVVPFSPPTSVAAPAAQRLAVGAVTDIAPGVRDGDRKLARDALRDDLTGERFYFVMPDRFANGDPANDRGGTSEADRLKSGFDPSDKGFYHGGDLKGLRDKLDYLDGMGVTAIWMTPMFRNRWVQGTGADASAGYHGYWTTDFTELDPHFGTTNDMRRLIRDAHRRGMKVFFDIVANHTADLIDYAEGEHDYVSTGAQPYLDERGNPVDIAAIAGREDFPRLTAPYTPVVKGEKSPAWLSDPSLYHNRGDSTFSGESNEYGDFFGLDDLMTEHPTVVKGMKRIFTSWIDTLGIDGYRVDTVKHVNLEFWQALAPHVKRYAEMRGKKDFFVFGEVFDSSPAFTSRYTTEGKMQAALDFPFQSGAATFLSGGGAARLGEVLVDDDRYTDADSNASSLPTFLGNHDMGRIAWMVRQNRPGVTEAELLERLKLGNALMYLWRGNPVVYYGDEQGFAGGGGDKLARQDMFASATPEYAAEDLVGSDRTGAVDNFRTDHPLYRQLRALAAFVDRDPVWRDGNQALRLARGDVIAFSRTGRAQQVEHLVVANAGTAPATVEVPAAGTGYRPVWPSAGAQVNASNGKVTVTVPALSALVLRGTGALRAVAPAPTLAVPPTGTALDDRVELRADGVTSPYAQATFAARVEGQRDWQVLGTDDAAPYRVFADLASLPGAAVGRSVEVRVVAKDARGALGADGARVGLVAAPPVQPPTATSSDWLVVHYNRPNGDYDGWGLHAWGDVEDAPTWDAPLPFSGETPYGRFAWVKLKPGARSVGIIAHRGDEKDTDGDRFVDPGVTPQVWLEQGQPAVHASEVAATGRAVVTHLGDATGAVVRVGTTDHPFTGGVATIPTTSPVEFSVVRGGVVEATGRTAGRAWVNNGAVHASRAAAENRAVIHYHRPDGDYADWSLYHWTGSLEPSPGWNQSRVPDGSDGFGVYWSVALEPGAAGLSSIIHRGDAKDPGADQFLDVTGTGYEVWYASGATRPDGSISYVLPPSGGQGVEDDLGRAKAIWVSKDLVVWDVPVVASDGYRLEYDGKVLRLEPSTQAVPDGFPHLRGKPVFRVRDTARVDEALRGRLSAVHVDPGGGLRHRTGVQIAGVLDDRYAAEAAKLAYGPVFDGDRVTARLWAPTASSVKLKLYARPSGDPAQVVDLVRDDASGSWSASGNWEDRYYLYEVTVAGRAVTVTDPYSVALSVDSTHSQFADLGDARTMPAGWAGEVARGLDGDPTEHGITELHVRDFSIGDESVPAADRGTYRAFTHRSSTGMAHLRQLAEAGLDTVHLLPTFDIATIPEKRSDQRQPACDLAAAPPDSPAQQECVTAAAARDGFNWGYDPFHYDVPEGSYATDDAQDGWARSRQYREMVQSLHANGNRVVVDVVYNHTAAAGDAPTSVLDKVVPGYYQRLNADGTVANSTCCANTATENAMMGKLVVDSVVRWARLYKVDGFRFDLMGHHPKANILAVRAALDALTVERDGVDGRKIRVYGEGWDFGEVAGNARFEQATQANLAGTGIGTFSDRLRDAVRGGGPFDADPRVQGLASGLAGDPNGSPANGDVAARLANYTDLVKLGMAGNLASYRFRSTSGGEVTGRDVPYNGSPAGYAGGPADVITYVDAHDNETLFDSQAFKLPAGTSMADRVRMQKVALAPVLLGQGQPFLHAGSEFLRSKSLDRNSYDSGDWFNRYDPSLRDNGFGRGLPPAADNADKWPYAAPLLADASLKPSSADMRTAVGNTLELLRIRRSSPLFTLNDAALVQQKLSFPAAEPGVVAALLDDEVGPDADPALDAVLVVVNPYPVEKSVAVAGDWRNSPLSGDRAVVGGGSVRVPARSVVVLTR; this is encoded by the coding sequence ATGCGTCGGGCCGTCGCCGCACTCATCGCCTTGGCCGTCGTGCCTTTCTCGCCACCGACATCCGTCGCCGCGCCCGCCGCGCAGCGGCTGGCCGTCGGCGCGGTCACCGACATCGCGCCGGGGGTGCGGGACGGCGACCGGAAGCTGGCCCGGGACGCCCTGCGCGACGACCTGACCGGTGAGCGGTTCTACTTCGTCATGCCCGACCGGTTCGCCAACGGCGACCCGGCCAACGACCGCGGCGGCACGTCCGAGGCCGACCGGCTCAAGAGCGGGTTCGACCCGTCCGACAAGGGCTTCTACCACGGTGGCGACCTCAAGGGCCTGCGCGACAAGCTCGACTACCTCGACGGGATGGGCGTCACCGCCATCTGGATGACCCCGATGTTCCGCAACCGGTGGGTGCAGGGCACCGGCGCCGACGCCTCGGCCGGCTACCACGGCTACTGGACCACCGACTTCACCGAGCTGGACCCGCACTTCGGCACCACCAACGACATGCGGCGGCTGATCCGCGACGCCCACCGGCGCGGCATGAAGGTCTTCTTCGACATCGTCGCCAACCACACCGCCGACCTGATCGACTACGCCGAGGGCGAGCACGACTACGTCAGCACCGGCGCGCAGCCCTACCTGGACGAGCGGGGCAACCCCGTCGACATCGCCGCCATCGCCGGCCGGGAGGACTTCCCCCGGCTCACCGCGCCGTACACGCCGGTGGTCAAGGGCGAGAAGAGCCCCGCCTGGCTCAGCGACCCCTCGCTCTACCACAACCGCGGCGACTCGACCTTCAGCGGCGAGTCCAACGAGTACGGCGACTTCTTCGGCCTCGACGACCTGATGACCGAGCACCCGACGGTCGTCAAGGGCATGAAGCGGATCTTCACCAGCTGGATCGACACCCTGGGCATCGACGGCTACCGCGTGGACACCGTCAAGCACGTCAACCTGGAGTTCTGGCAGGCGCTGGCGCCGCACGTGAAGCGGTACGCGGAGATGCGCGGCAAGAAGGACTTCTTCGTCTTCGGCGAGGTCTTCGACTCCAGCCCCGCGTTCACCTCCCGCTACACCACCGAGGGGAAGATGCAGGCCGCGCTGGACTTCCCGTTCCAGAGCGGCGCGGCGACGTTCCTGTCCGGCGGCGGCGCGGCCCGCCTCGGCGAGGTGCTGGTGGACGACGACCGCTACACCGACGCCGACTCCAACGCCTCCTCCCTGCCCACCTTCCTGGGCAACCACGACATGGGCCGCATCGCGTGGATGGTGCGGCAGAACCGGCCGGGCGTCACCGAGGCCGAGCTGCTCGAACGGCTCAAGCTCGGCAACGCCCTGATGTACCTGTGGCGCGGCAACCCGGTGGTCTACTACGGCGACGAGCAGGGCTTCGCGGGCGGCGGCGGCGACAAGCTCGCCCGCCAGGACATGTTCGCCTCCGCGACCCCCGAGTACGCCGCGGAGGACCTGGTCGGCAGCGACCGGACCGGCGCGGTGGACAACTTCCGCACCGACCACCCGCTGTACCGGCAGCTCCGGGCGCTGGCCGCGTTCGTCGACCGCGACCCGGTGTGGCGGGACGGCAACCAGGCGCTGCGGCTGGCCCGGGGCGACGTGATCGCGTTCAGCCGCACCGGCCGCGCCCAGCAGGTCGAGCACCTGGTGGTGGCCAACGCGGGCACCGCGCCCGCCACCGTCGAGGTGCCCGCCGCCGGCACCGGCTACCGCCCCGTGTGGCCGTCCGCCGGGGCGCAGGTCAACGCCTCGAACGGCAAGGTCACGGTGACCGTGCCCGCGCTGTCCGCGCTGGTCCTGCGCGGCACCGGCGCGCTGCGCGCCGTCGCGCCCGCGCCGACGCTGGCCGTGCCGCCGACCGGCACCGCGCTGGACGACCGGGTCGAGCTGCGCGCCGACGGCGTCACCTCGCCGTACGCGCAGGCCACGTTCGCCGCGCGGGTCGAGGGGCAGCGCGACTGGCAGGTGCTGGGCACCGACGACGCCGCGCCGTACCGGGTGTTCGCCGACCTGGCGTCGCTGCCCGGTGCCGCGGTGGGCAGGTCCGTCGAGGTGCGGGTGGTGGCCAAGGACGCCAGGGGCGCGCTGGGCGCGGACGGCGCCCGGGTCGGCCTGGTCGCCGCGCCGCCGGTGCAGCCGCCGACCGCCACGTCCTCGGACTGGCTGGTGGTGCACTACAACCGCCCGAACGGCGACTACGACGGGTGGGGCCTGCACGCGTGGGGCGACGTGGAGGACGCGCCGACGTGGGACGCGCCGCTGCCGTTCTCCGGTGAGACCCCCTACGGCCGGTTCGCCTGGGTGAAGCTCAAGCCGGGCGCCAGGTCGGTCGGGATCATCGCCCACCGCGGCGACGAGAAGGACACCGACGGCGACCGGTTCGTCGACCCGGGCGTGACGCCTCAGGTGTGGCTGGAGCAGGGCCAACCCGCCGTGCACGCCAGCGAGGTCGCCGCGACCGGCCGGGCCGTGGTGACGCACCTGGGCGACGCGACCGGCGCCGTCGTCCGGGTCGGCACGACCGACCACCCGTTCACCGGGGGAGTGGCGACCATCCCCACCACCTCGCCGGTGGAGTTCTCCGTGGTGCGCGGCGGCGTGGTCGAGGCCACCGGCCGCACCGCCGGCCGGGCGTGGGTGAACAACGGCGCGGTGCACGCGAGCCGGGCCGCCGCGGAGAACCGCGCGGTCATCCACTACCACCGCCCCGACGGCGACTACGCCGACTGGTCGCTCTACCACTGGACCGGGTCGCTGGAGCCCAGCCCCGGCTGGAACCAGTCGCGCGTGCCGGACGGCTCGGACGGGTTCGGCGTGTACTGGTCGGTGGCGCTGGAACCCGGCGCGGCCGGGCTGAGCAGCATCATCCACCGCGGTGACGCCAAGGACCCCGGCGCCGACCAGTTCCTTGACGTGACCGGCACCGGCTACGAGGTCTGGTACGCCTCCGGCGCGACCAGGCCCGACGGCTCCATCTCCTACGTGCTGCCGCCCTCCGGCGGCCAGGGCGTGGAGGACGACCTGGGCAGGGCCAAGGCCATTTGGGTGTCCAAGGACCTCGTGGTCTGGGACGTGCCCGTGGTGGCCTCCGACGGCTACCGGCTGGAGTACGACGGCAAGGTGCTGCGGCTGGAGCCGTCGACTCAGGCCGTGCCCGACGGGTTCCCGCACCTGCGCGGCAAGCCGGTGTTCCGGGTCCGCGACACCGCGCGGGTGGACGAGGCGCTGCGCGGCAGGCTGTCCGCCGTGCACGTCGACCCCGGCGGCGGCCTGCGGCACCGCACCGGCGTGCAGATCGCCGGCGTGCTGGACGACCGGTACGCCGCCGAGGCCGCGAAGCTGGCCTACGGGCCGGTGTTCGACGGCGACCGGGTCACCGCGCGCCTGTGGGCGCCCACCGCGTCCTCGGTGAAGCTGAAGCTGTACGCGCGGCCGTCCGGCGACCCCGCGCAGGTCGTGGACCTGGTGCGCGACGACGCGTCGGGCTCGTGGTCGGCCTCCGGGAACTGGGAGGACCGCTACTACCTGTACGAGGTGACCGTCGCCGGGCGCGCGGTGACCGTGACCGACCCGTACTCGGTGGCGCTGTCGGTGGACTCCACGCACTCGCAGTTCGCCGACCTCGGCGACGCCCGCACCATGCCCGCGGGCTGGGCCGGCGAGGTGGCGCGCGGCCTGGACGGCGACCCGACCGAGCACGGCATCACCGAGCTGCACGTGCGCGACTTCTCCATCGGCGACGAGTCGGTGCCGGCCGCCGACCGGGGCACCTATCGGGCGTTCACGCACCGCTCGTCGACGGGCATGGCGCACCTGCGGCAGCTCGCCGAGGCCGGGCTGGACACCGTGCACCTGCTGCCCACCTTCGACATCGCCACCATCCCGGAGAAGCGCTCGGACCAGCGGCAGCCGGCGTGCGACCTGGCCGCGGCGCCGCCGGACTCGCCCGCGCAGCAGGAGTGCGTGACCGCCGCGGCGGCGCGGGACGGCTTCAACTGGGGCTACGACCCGTTCCACTACGACGTGCCCGAGGGCTCCTACGCCACCGACGACGCCCAGGACGGCTGGGCGCGGTCCAGGCAGTACCGCGAGATGGTGCAGTCGTTGCACGCCAACGGCAACCGCGTGGTCGTGGACGTGGTCTACAACCACACCGCGGCGGCCGGCGACGCACCGACGTCCGTGCTGGACAAGGTGGTGCCCGGCTACTACCAGCGGCTCAACGCCGACGGCACGGTGGCGAACTCGACGTGCTGCGCCAACACCGCGACCGAGAACGCCATGATGGGCAAGCTGGTGGTGGACTCGGTGGTCCGCTGGGCCCGGCTGTACAAGGTGGACGGCTTCCGGTTCGACCTGATGGGCCACCACCCCAAGGCCAACATCCTGGCCGTGCGGGCGGCGCTGGACGCGCTGACCGTCGAGCGCGACGGCGTGGACGGCCGCAAGATCCGCGTCTACGGCGAGGGCTGGGACTTCGGCGAGGTCGCCGGCAACGCGCGGTTCGAGCAGGCCACCCAGGCCAACCTGGCGGGCACCGGCATCGGCACGTTCAGCGACCGCCTGCGCGACGCGGTGCGCGGCGGCGGGCCGTTCGACGCCGACCCGCGGGTGCAGGGCCTGGCCTCCGGCCTGGCCGGCGACCCGAACGGCTCGCCGGCCAACGGCGACGTGGCCGCGCGGCTGGCCAACTACACCGACCTGGTGAAGCTGGGCATGGCGGGCAACCTGGCGTCGTACCGGTTCCGCTCCACCTCGGGCGGGGAGGTCACCGGTCGGGACGTGCCCTACAACGGCTCGCCCGCCGGGTACGCGGGCGGACCGGCCGACGTGATCACCTACGTGGACGCGCACGACAACGAGACCCTGTTCGACTCGCAGGCGTTCAAGCTGCCGGCCGGCACGTCCATGGCGGACCGGGTGCGGATGCAGAAGGTGGCGCTCGCGCCCGTGCTGCTGGGGCAGGGCCAGCCGTTCCTGCACGCGGGCTCGGAGTTCCTGCGCTCGAAGTCGTTGGACCGCAACAGCTACGACTCGGGCGACTGGTTCAACCGCTACGACCCGTCCCTGCGCGACAACGGCTTCGGCCGCGGCCTGCCCCCGGCGGCGGACAACGCGGACAAGTGGCCCTACGCCGCGCCGCTGCTGGCCGACGCCTCGCTCAAGCCGTCGTCGGCGGACATGCGCACGGCCGTGGGCAACACCCTGGAGCTGCTGCGCATCCGCCGCTCGTCCCCGCTGTTCACGCTGAACGACGCGGCCCTGGTGCAGCAGAAGCTGTCGTTCCCGGCCGCCGAGCCGGGCGTGGTGGCCGCGCTGCTGGACGACGAGGTCGGGCCGGACGCCGACCCGGCGCTGGACGCGGTGCTGGTGGTGGTCAACCCGTACCCGGTGGAGAAGTCGGTGGCGGTGGCCGGCGACTGGCGGAACTCCCCGCTGAGCGGCGACCGGGCCGTCGTGGGGGGCGGGTCGGTGCGCGTGCCCGCGAGGTCGGTGGTGGTGCTGACCCGCTAG
- a CDS encoding TIGR03960 family B12-binding radical SAM protein yields MSVESVFPALEPLLPRVSKPVQYVGGELNATVKDWDAAAVRWALMYPDAYEVGLPNQGVMILYEVLNEQPDVLAERTYAVWPDLEALMREHGVPQFTVDAHRPVGAFDLFGVSFATELGYTNLLNALDLAGIPVHAADRTEDHPIVVAGGHAAFNPEPISEFVDAAVLGDGEEAVLEITDIVRAWKAEGRPGGRNELLTRLAETGGVYVPRFYDVEYLPDGRIQRVVPNRERVPYRVFKRTTMDLDAWPYPKQPLVPLAESVHERMSVEIFRGCTRGCRFCQAGMITRPVRERSIEGIGAMVQRGLEATGFEEVGLLSLSSADHSEIAEVTKGLADRYEGTNTSLSLPSTRVDAFNIDLANELSRNGRRSGLTFAPEGGSERIRRVINKMVSEEDLIRTVSAAFAAGWRQVKLYFMCGLPTETDDDVLQIAEMAKNVIRAGREVSGRKDIRCTISIGGFVPKPHTPFQWAPQCDPETVDDRLRKLREAVNSDRALGRNIGMRYHDGKPSLIEGLLSRGDRRVGRVIERVWREGGRFDGWSEHFSYDRWVAAAAAELEPLGVDLAWFTTREREELEVLPWDHLDSGLDKEWLWADWQDALDEREQDDCRWTPCFDCGVCPAMGTDIEVGPTGRTLLPISPVGKGSPVRNPALAKH; encoded by the coding sequence GTGAGTGTCGAGTCAGTCTTCCCCGCCCTGGAGCCGCTGCTGCCCAGGGTGTCCAAGCCGGTGCAGTACGTCGGCGGGGAGCTCAACGCGACCGTCAAGGACTGGGACGCCGCGGCGGTGCGGTGGGCCCTGATGTACCCGGACGCCTACGAGGTCGGGCTGCCCAACCAGGGCGTCATGATCCTGTACGAGGTCCTCAACGAGCAGCCGGACGTGCTGGCCGAGCGCACCTACGCGGTGTGGCCCGACCTGGAAGCGCTGATGCGCGAGCACGGCGTGCCGCAGTTCACCGTGGACGCGCACCGGCCGGTCGGCGCGTTCGACCTGTTCGGCGTCAGCTTCGCCACCGAGCTGGGCTACACGAACCTGCTCAACGCGCTGGACCTCGCGGGCATCCCCGTCCACGCCGCCGACCGCACCGAGGATCACCCGATCGTGGTCGCCGGCGGTCACGCCGCGTTCAACCCGGAGCCGATCTCGGAGTTCGTCGACGCCGCCGTGCTCGGCGACGGCGAGGAAGCCGTCCTGGAGATCACCGACATCGTCCGCGCCTGGAAGGCCGAGGGCCGCCCCGGCGGCCGCAACGAGCTGCTGACCAGGCTCGCCGAGACCGGCGGCGTGTACGTGCCGCGGTTCTACGACGTGGAGTACCTGCCCGACGGCCGCATCCAGCGCGTGGTGCCCAACCGCGAGCGCGTGCCCTACCGGGTGTTCAAGCGCACCACCATGGACCTCGACGCGTGGCCGTACCCGAAGCAGCCGCTGGTGCCGCTCGCGGAGAGCGTCCACGAGCGGATGAGCGTGGAGATCTTCCGCGGCTGCACGCGCGGCTGCCGGTTCTGCCAGGCGGGCATGATCACCCGCCCGGTGCGCGAGCGCTCGATCGAGGGCATCGGCGCGATGGTGCAGCGCGGCCTGGAGGCGACCGGCTTCGAGGAGGTCGGCCTGCTGTCGCTGTCCAGCGCGGACCACTCGGAGATCGCCGAGGTCACCAAGGGCCTCGCCGACCGCTACGAGGGCACCAACACCAGCCTGTCGCTGCCGTCGACCCGGGTGGACGCGTTCAACATCGACCTGGCCAACGAGCTGTCCCGCAACGGCCGCCGCTCGGGCCTGACCTTCGCCCCCGAGGGCGGCAGCGAGCGCATCCGGCGCGTGATCAACAAGATGGTGTCGGAGGAGGACCTGATCCGCACGGTCAGCGCCGCGTTCGCGGCCGGCTGGCGGCAGGTGAAGCTGTACTTCATGTGCGGCCTGCCCACCGAGACCGACGACGACGTGCTGCAGATCGCGGAGATGGCCAAGAACGTCATCCGCGCGGGCCGCGAGGTGTCGGGCCGCAAGGACATCCGCTGCACCATCTCCATCGGCGGGTTCGTGCCCAAGCCGCACACCCCGTTCCAGTGGGCGCCGCAGTGCGACCCGGAGACGGTCGACGACCGGCTGCGCAAGCTCCGCGAGGCGGTGAACTCCGACCGGGCGCTGGGCCGCAACATCGGCATGCGCTACCACGACGGCAAGCCGTCGCTGATCGAGGGCCTGCTCTCCCGGGGCGACCGGCGCGTCGGCCGGGTCATCGAGCGGGTCTGGCGCGAGGGCGGCCGCTTCGACGGCTGGTCGGAGCACTTCTCCTACGACCGCTGGGTCGCCGCCGCGGCGGCCGAGCTGGAGCCGCTGGGCGTCGACCTGGCCTGGTTCACCACCCGGGAGCGCGAGGAGCTGGAGGTCCTGCCCTGGGACCACCTCGACTCGGGGCTGGACAAGGAGTGGCTCTGGGCCGACTGGCAGGACGCGCTGGACGAGCGTGAGCAGGACGACTGCCGCTGGACGCCCTGCTTCGACTGCGGCGTGTGCCCGGCGATGGGCACCGACATCGAGGTGGGCCCGACCGGCCGCACGCTGCTGCCGATCTCGCCGGTGGGCAAGGGCTCGCCGGTGCGCAACCCGGCGCTGGCCAAGCACTGA
- a CDS encoding ABC transporter permease, whose translation MTRTLDPVRPRTGGGLLLRVVPPGLYAGRPHALVERAYLVNRRAWMSVVSGFFEPLFFLLSLGFGFGRLVTSAEGVDYPVFVAPALLAASAMNGAVFDATFNLFFKFKYAKVYDAVLATPMGPVDIAVGEAAWCLIRGGLYSAGFLGVMLAFGLVASPWALLALPVCLLVALAFAAVGMAAATFMRTWHDFDLVQLAVLPLFLFSGTFYPLSVYPGWLRAVVGWTPLHHAIELLRALTTGDVGWGDLGHVAYLLVMVVVGVAVASRRLGRLLTA comes from the coding sequence ATGACCCGCACCCTCGACCCCGTCCGGCCGAGGACCGGCGGCGGCCTGCTGCTGCGCGTCGTGCCGCCCGGCCTGTACGCGGGCCGCCCGCACGCCCTGGTCGAACGCGCCTACCTGGTCAACCGGCGGGCGTGGATGTCGGTGGTCTCCGGCTTCTTCGAGCCGCTGTTCTTCCTGCTCTCCCTCGGCTTCGGCTTCGGGCGGCTCGTGACCTCCGCGGAGGGGGTCGACTACCCGGTGTTCGTCGCGCCCGCGCTGCTCGCGGCGTCGGCGATGAACGGCGCGGTCTTCGACGCGACGTTCAACCTGTTCTTCAAGTTCAAGTACGCCAAGGTCTACGACGCGGTGCTGGCCACGCCGATGGGGCCGGTGGACATCGCGGTCGGCGAGGCCGCGTGGTGCCTGATCCGCGGCGGCCTGTACTCGGCCGGCTTCCTCGGCGTGATGCTCGCGTTCGGCCTGGTCGCCTCGCCGTGGGCGCTGCTCGCGCTGCCGGTGTGCCTGCTGGTCGCGCTGGCCTTCGCCGCCGTCGGCATGGCCGCGGCCACCTTCATGCGCACCTGGCACGACTTCGACCTGGTCCAGCTGGCCGTGCTGCCGCTGTTCCTGTTCTCCGGCACGTTCTACCCGCTGTCGGTCTACCCCGGCTGGTTGCGCGCCGTGGTCGGGTGGACGCCGCTGCACCACGCGATCGAGCTGCTCCGGGCCCTGACCACCGGTGACGTCGGCTGGGGCGACCTGGGGCACGTGGCGTACCTGCTGGTGATGGTCGTCGTCGGGGTGGCGGTGGCCTCCCGCAGGCTCGGCCGGCTGCTGACCGCGTGA
- a CDS encoding ABC transporter permease: MDHVPGSLRAALIAVENHWTWYRRNWRATAVTSFLQPVLFLLAMGVGFGSQVQPGEATGGHRYVVFLAPALLVLTAVQNAMFESTYAVFSSFKWQKTYHGVVATPVTPAQVLHGQLLWIALRLLSGTAVFLAVAVALGAVTSPWAVLAVPAAVLAGMAFSAPVVAYTATREKPDSFNALYRFALVPMTLFTGAFFPLDQLPAWLHPLAWATPVWHGIELARGAAFGTLAPLPAAGHVAYLAAFVVVGTVLGRRHFHRRLTA, translated from the coding sequence GTGGACCACGTGCCCGGCTCGCTGCGCGCCGCGCTGATCGCGGTGGAGAACCACTGGACCTGGTACCGCCGCAACTGGCGCGCCACGGCCGTGACCAGCTTCCTGCAACCGGTGCTGTTCCTGCTGGCCATGGGCGTGGGCTTCGGCTCGCAGGTCCAGCCGGGCGAGGCCACCGGCGGTCACCGCTACGTCGTCTTCCTCGCCCCGGCGCTGCTCGTGCTCACCGCCGTGCAGAACGCCATGTTCGAGTCCACCTACGCGGTGTTCTCCTCGTTCAAGTGGCAGAAGACCTACCACGGGGTGGTGGCCACCCCGGTCACGCCCGCCCAGGTGCTCCACGGCCAGCTGCTGTGGATCGCGCTGCGCCTGCTCTCGGGCACCGCGGTCTTCCTCGCCGTGGCCGTCGCCCTGGGCGCGGTCACCAGCCCGTGGGCCGTGCTGGCGGTGCCGGCCGCGGTGCTCGCGGGCATGGCGTTCAGCGCGCCCGTCGTCGCCTACACCGCGACCCGGGAGAAGCCGGACTCGTTCAACGCCCTCTACCGGTTCGCGCTGGTGCCGATGACCCTGTTCACCGGCGCGTTCTTCCCGCTGGACCAGCTGCCGGCCTGGCTGCACCCGCTGGCCTGGGCGACCCCGGTCTGGCACGGCATCGAGCTGGCCCGCGGCGCCGCGTTCGGCACCCTGGCGCCGCTGCCCGCCGCCGGCCACGTCGCCTACCTGGCCGCGTTCGTGGTCGTGGGCACGGTCCTGGGCCGCCGCCACTTCCACCGGAGGCTGACCGCATGA